The proteins below come from a single Microbacterium sp. SLBN-154 genomic window:
- a CDS encoding Fe-S cluster assembly protein HesB → MLTLTENAATAVKAVVAGTPDVQAAGIRIRGAEAPTAGFELTLAPQPEPADAVVEADGARVFLDSTAQAALDDQVLDAQMNEDGSVRFALAAQA, encoded by the coding sequence ATGCTCACTCTCACCGAGAACGCCGCCACCGCCGTCAAGGCTGTGGTCGCAGGCACCCCCGACGTCCAGGCCGCAGGAATCCGCATCCGCGGAGCCGAGGCTCCCACCGCCGGCTTCGAACTGACGCTGGCCCCGCAGCCCGAGCCTGCGGACGCTGTCGTCGAAGCGGATGGCGCTCGCGTCTTCCTCGACAGCACCGCGCAGGCGGCGCTGGACGACCAGGTCCTCGACGCGCAAATGAACGAGGACGGCTCGGTGCGCTTCGCCCTCGCGGCGCAGGCGTAA
- a CDS encoding histone-like nucleoid-structuring protein Lsr2, which produces MARKIVHQLVDDLDGTVLEVGEGETVLFSLDGVAYEIDLTVDNAAEFRETLSRYVDAARSVSTGRQAESAASRKRRRTGQTDYTAVRQWAKDNGYSVSERGRIPASVMEAYEAAQ; this is translated from the coding sequence ATGGCCCGAAAAATTGTGCACCAACTTGTCGACGACCTGGATGGAACCGTCCTCGAGGTCGGCGAAGGCGAAACAGTCCTCTTCTCCCTCGATGGCGTCGCATACGAGATCGATTTGACCGTTGACAATGCCGCCGAATTCCGCGAGACCTTGTCGCGATATGTGGATGCCGCCCGCTCGGTGTCGACCGGTCGGCAGGCCGAATCCGCGGCATCCCGGAAGCGTCGCCGTACCGGACAGACCGATTACACCGCCGTCCGGCAGTGGGCGAAAGACAACGGATACTCCGTCTCTGAGCGGGGTCGTATTCCGGCGTCGGTGATGGAAGCGTACGAAGCCGCGCAATAG
- a CDS encoding McrC family protein, with translation MPERAYIREKGESFVDLTLAQAMELQDLGFCRVTPTSTAGRWRITDVLKVGVAVVSGCELHVAPKTPLENIVLMASLGGVQLRLGADDVERGSDNSIPTAIARAFLVAVEQATRRGLLKGYRSVQESAAVVRGRWDIPRQLAKRPGIPLPVEIEFDDFTEDIDENRILLTALRVLARLEGMADVLGSAFTAVQILFADVESFPRGLPLPDVRPNRLNQHYTVPLRLARVILEAVSWTHRDGATVGGTFLVDMALVFEGYIANRLRTNLAEIGLDVTAQDRGRWFDTDRSVALRPDIVISRDGAPVTVADTKYKVLGSGNGAMPNGDVYQAVAYALALNVPTAHLIYVSGDAVARILRIPSAGIDVHVHALPLEGNARALEYGVATLGAKLVHSGR, from the coding sequence ATGCCCGAGCGCGCCTACATCAGGGAGAAGGGTGAGAGCTTCGTCGACCTGACGCTCGCGCAGGCGATGGAGCTGCAGGATCTTGGATTCTGTCGTGTCACCCCGACTTCGACCGCGGGGCGCTGGCGGATAACTGATGTCCTGAAGGTCGGAGTGGCCGTCGTGAGCGGCTGTGAACTCCACGTGGCACCAAAGACGCCGCTCGAGAACATCGTCCTCATGGCCTCGCTGGGAGGAGTTCAGCTGCGTCTTGGTGCCGATGACGTAGAGCGCGGCAGCGACAACTCGATCCCGACGGCCATCGCACGTGCGTTTCTTGTCGCGGTCGAACAGGCGACGCGACGGGGGTTGCTGAAGGGCTACCGCAGCGTGCAGGAGTCAGCCGCGGTCGTGCGCGGTCGGTGGGACATCCCGCGTCAGCTCGCGAAGCGACCCGGCATCCCGCTCCCCGTCGAGATCGAGTTTGACGATTTCACCGAGGACATCGATGAGAACCGGATCCTGCTGACGGCGCTGCGCGTGCTCGCCCGGCTGGAGGGAATGGCAGACGTGCTCGGCTCTGCCTTCACCGCCGTGCAGATCCTCTTCGCAGATGTGGAGTCGTTTCCCCGCGGACTGCCACTGCCCGATGTCCGCCCCAATCGGCTGAACCAGCACTACACCGTGCCTCTTCGCTTGGCACGCGTGATTCTGGAGGCGGTGTCTTGGACCCACCGGGATGGAGCCACGGTTGGAGGCACGTTCCTCGTCGACATGGCGCTGGTGTTCGAGGGATACATCGCCAATCGCCTTCGGACGAATCTTGCGGAGATCGGGCTCGATGTCACCGCGCAAGATCGGGGCCGGTGGTTCGACACCGACAGATCGGTGGCCCTGCGGCCTGACATCGTCATCTCGCGTGACGGCGCTCCAGTAACGGTTGCAGACACAAAGTACAAGGTGCTCGGTAGCGGAAATGGCGCCATGCCCAACGGGGATGTCTATCAGGCCGTCGCATACGCGCTCGCGCTTAACGTCCCCACCGCACACCTGATCTACGTGTCGGGCGATGCTGTCGCCCGCATTCTCCGGATTCCCTCGGCAGGCATCGATGTCCACGTCCATGCCCTGCCGCTCGAGGGGAATGCGCGGGCCCTCGAGTACGGTGTGGCCACGCTCGGCGCGAAGCTCGTGCACAGCGGGCGATAG
- a CDS encoding AAA family ATPase, with amino-acid sequence MAEAQSRRAARARAALEHLASNAAPGEYVPISEIWEDAERSVPLSEYESEINTRGLRRGETDWRFASSDLVNAGWLRKHPDGSGRWAITDSGLRALEEFAGDELFAESQQRTAASRLELRASIGDALATAWVSEDSAQRKILAASRAWVEEGLQSGGSVFSPGLSVWDTATVSALHSKWVGAPRVEGANFVQNLAVQLEDETDAVKLLMAEIVALQILPISTVMGHAKKTEKVEAVLRLMKHGVSIPTLFDEAFGGGAFNPGTGMMSRINHAVTIIVNLAKAWVDLDADEQERVLHDPRAWRSFVLSVDGDSFPTQRYSLMYLVHPGFFGPIVSEDHRHRIREAFIGEIGGQFGDDADDDLRRIVLALQAKTGKPVSFYKSPLRDRWHPDAHPEAPINLQVDPVEADEGDDAVADPRGFRPADINVALLSDELNLDAGWITRVLDALYRRGQVILYGPPGTGKTFVAKALTQAITDGRQEAQRRIQFHPSYTYEDFFAGYRPREKNGQLVFELARGPLSRIAEDARRDPDVAHVLLIDEINRANLSKVFGELYYLLEYRGDAIDLLYAGSGTDGGDTFELPPNVLIIGTMNTADRSIALLDSAMRRRFSFFELHPEVPPVAGILDRWVREHPQTHPLPALFAELNSRIRDREDRIGPSYLLRSDDLSVQDLHAIWTENLLPLLEERHLGTDVDVASRFSLSSLLAAVQPISSTADTIESGESTTSEAS; translated from the coding sequence GTGGCAGAAGCACAATCGCGTCGAGCCGCCCGGGCGCGTGCAGCGCTCGAACATCTCGCGTCAAATGCGGCGCCGGGCGAGTACGTCCCGATCAGCGAGATCTGGGAGGACGCGGAACGCTCTGTACCCCTCTCCGAATACGAGTCCGAGATCAACACCCGCGGTCTGCGTCGAGGCGAGACGGACTGGCGCTTCGCCAGTTCTGACCTCGTGAACGCGGGCTGGCTGCGCAAGCACCCCGACGGTTCGGGGCGATGGGCCATTACTGACTCGGGACTACGAGCACTCGAGGAGTTTGCGGGTGACGAGCTGTTCGCAGAGTCGCAACAGCGAACGGCTGCCTCAAGACTTGAGTTGCGCGCCAGCATCGGCGACGCTCTCGCGACCGCGTGGGTGTCTGAAGATAGTGCGCAACGGAAGATCCTCGCTGCTTCGCGGGCGTGGGTCGAGGAAGGTCTTCAGAGCGGCGGGTCGGTGTTCAGCCCGGGACTTTCCGTGTGGGACACCGCCACGGTATCGGCGCTCCACTCGAAGTGGGTAGGCGCGCCGCGGGTGGAGGGCGCCAACTTCGTCCAAAACCTCGCCGTTCAGCTCGAAGACGAGACCGATGCGGTCAAACTCCTCATGGCCGAGATCGTTGCGCTGCAGATCCTGCCCATCTCTACGGTCATGGGCCACGCCAAGAAGACGGAGAAGGTCGAGGCCGTTCTTCGGCTGATGAAGCATGGAGTCTCAATCCCGACCCTGTTCGACGAAGCCTTCGGAGGTGGCGCCTTCAATCCCGGAACCGGGATGATGTCGCGCATCAATCACGCGGTCACGATCATCGTCAATCTCGCCAAAGCGTGGGTGGACCTCGACGCAGACGAGCAAGAGCGGGTGCTCCACGACCCACGAGCATGGCGCTCGTTCGTGCTGTCCGTCGATGGCGACTCCTTCCCGACTCAGCGATACTCGCTCATGTACCTCGTGCATCCCGGATTCTTTGGGCCGATCGTGTCCGAGGACCACCGGCATCGCATCCGCGAGGCGTTCATTGGCGAGATCGGTGGGCAATTTGGCGACGACGCCGACGACGACCTGCGGCGAATCGTTCTTGCGCTCCAAGCGAAGACTGGCAAGCCTGTCAGCTTCTACAAGAGCCCGTTGCGCGATCGATGGCACCCGGATGCTCATCCCGAGGCGCCGATCAATCTCCAGGTCGACCCAGTGGAAGCGGATGAGGGTGATGACGCCGTCGCCGATCCACGCGGGTTCCGGCCAGCGGACATCAATGTCGCCCTACTGAGCGACGAGCTCAACCTGGACGCCGGTTGGATCACACGCGTGCTCGACGCTTTGTATCGGCGCGGCCAGGTGATCCTCTACGGCCCCCCGGGAACCGGTAAGACATTCGTCGCGAAAGCGCTGACGCAGGCGATCACCGACGGTCGCCAGGAGGCGCAGCGTCGCATCCAGTTCCACCCTTCCTACACCTACGAGGACTTCTTCGCGGGCTACCGTCCGCGCGAGAAGAACGGACAGCTTGTTTTCGAACTTGCCAGGGGTCCGCTGAGCCGCATCGCCGAGGATGCACGCAGGGATCCGGATGTCGCACACGTGCTCCTCATCGACGAGATCAATCGGGCGAACCTGTCGAAGGTCTTCGGCGAGCTCTACTACCTGCTCGAATACCGCGGTGACGCCATCGATCTGCTCTACGCCGGGTCCGGGACCGACGGCGGCGACACGTTCGAGTTGCCCCCTAACGTGCTGATCATCGGCACGATGAATACGGCCGACCGCTCCATCGCCCTGCTCGACTCGGCGATGCGGAGGCGCTTCTCATTCTTCGAGCTTCACCCCGAGGTGCCACCTGTGGCGGGGATCCTCGATCGCTGGGTGCGAGAGCATCCGCAGACGCACCCGCTGCCCGCGCTGTTCGCCGAACTGAACTCGCGCATCCGAGATCGGGAGGACCGGATCGGTCCGAGCTACCTGCTTCGCTCGGACGATCTCTCTGTGCAGGATCTTCACGCGATCTGGACCGAGAACCTTCTGCCGCTTCTCGAAGAACGTCATCTGGGCACGGACGTCGACGTCGCATCGCGCTTCTCGCTGTCCTCGCTGCTCGCGGCAGTTCAGCCGATATCGTCGACGGCGGACACCATCGAATCGGGCGAATCAACCACCTCTGAGGCGTCCTGA
- a CDS encoding type I restriction-modification system subunit M: protein MTAKVTLPELEQYLARAADLLRGSIDQADFKAYIFPLMFFKRISDVYREEFEQALEESGGDHEFAAFAENHRFAIPDGNLWADVRKKTENIGTALQTAFREIEKANPETLYGIFGNANWTNKDKLPDRKLADLIEHFSTKTLSNANVGPDVFGNAYEYLIKRFADQSNKKAGEYYTPRSVVRLLVNILDPQEGESVYDPACGTGGMLIEVIEHVKEAGGSPKTLWGKLYGQEKVLATSAIARMNLLLHGVEDFKVVREDTLRRPAFYRGSRLARFDNVVANPPFSLKAWGDVEWASDPWGRNQLGGVPPKGYADWAWVQHMLTSADPNTGRVAVVLPHGALFRPGAEARIRTHVLKAKKVEAVIGLAPNLFYGTGLAACVLILRHQRPADQASKVLFINGEDLMKKGRNQNTLEPEHAKALFDAYRGFADVEGRAHVADLAEVEGNDFNLNIPLYVAPADTGERITLVDALANLEAAHERARQSRVALEAELAKWGLSA from the coding sequence ATGACCGCAAAGGTCACGCTTCCCGAGCTGGAGCAGTACCTCGCCCGAGCGGCCGACCTTCTCCGCGGGAGCATTGACCAGGCCGACTTCAAGGCCTACATCTTTCCGTTGATGTTCTTCAAGCGGATCAGCGACGTCTACCGCGAAGAGTTCGAGCAGGCGCTCGAAGAGTCCGGCGGCGACCACGAGTTCGCGGCGTTCGCCGAGAATCACCGCTTCGCGATCCCCGACGGAAACTTGTGGGCAGATGTCCGTAAGAAGACCGAAAACATTGGCACCGCCCTGCAGACGGCGTTCCGCGAGATCGAGAAGGCGAACCCCGAAACCCTGTACGGCATCTTCGGCAATGCGAACTGGACGAATAAGGACAAACTGCCCGACCGCAAGCTCGCCGACCTCATCGAGCATTTCTCGACGAAGACGCTGAGTAACGCGAACGTCGGGCCGGATGTGTTTGGCAACGCGTACGAGTACCTCATCAAGCGGTTCGCCGACCAGTCCAACAAGAAGGCTGGCGAGTACTACACGCCGCGCTCTGTGGTTCGTCTGCTCGTGAACATCCTTGATCCCCAAGAGGGGGAGAGCGTCTATGACCCCGCTTGCGGTACGGGAGGCATGCTCATCGAAGTCATCGAGCACGTAAAGGAAGCCGGCGGCAGCCCGAAGACGCTCTGGGGCAAGCTTTACGGCCAGGAGAAGGTGCTCGCGACATCGGCGATTGCGCGCATGAACCTGCTCTTGCACGGCGTCGAGGACTTCAAAGTAGTTCGCGAAGACACCCTGCGCCGTCCCGCGTTCTACAGGGGCAGCCGGCTCGCACGGTTTGACAATGTCGTAGCCAACCCGCCGTTCTCGCTGAAGGCGTGGGGCGACGTCGAGTGGGCCAGCGACCCGTGGGGAAGGAACCAACTCGGCGGAGTCCCGCCGAAGGGCTACGCGGACTGGGCGTGGGTGCAGCACATGCTCACATCGGCCGACCCGAACACCGGCCGGGTCGCGGTCGTGCTGCCACATGGTGCGCTGTTCCGGCCGGGCGCCGAGGCCCGCATCCGCACGCACGTACTCAAGGCAAAGAAGGTCGAAGCCGTGATCGGTCTCGCACCGAACCTGTTCTATGGCACGGGTCTCGCGGCCTGCGTGTTGATCCTGCGCCACCAGCGGCCCGCCGATCAAGCGAGCAAGGTGCTATTCATCAACGGTGAAGATCTGATGAAGAAAGGTCGCAACCAAAACACCCTCGAGCCTGAGCATGCGAAGGCGCTGTTCGACGCGTACCGCGGATTTGCGGATGTCGAAGGTCGCGCACACGTTGCGGATCTCGCCGAGGTCGAGGGCAACGACTTCAACCTGAACATCCCGCTGTACGTGGCACCCGCCGACACCGGCGAGAGAATCACCCTGGTCGACGCCCTCGCGAACCTCGAAGCGGCGCACGAGCGTGCGAGGCAGAGCCGAGTGGCCCTCGAAGCGGAGCTCGCGAAGTGGGGGTTGAGCGCGTGA
- a CDS encoding LuxR C-terminal-related transcriptional regulator, giving the protein MQLVSRAVGDLTRRTGFPVAFGGLSRDDAIHVSAISGARTRYLEGLVVHPMKGLGGRAYVEKRPRLALDYRTSRSITHDYDRAILGEGIATLFAVPVLVSGKPRGVIYCGSWGERRVGDVIARPAFQVAEELATELRVRDEVARRLETFTPPQLPAAAMPAAAREELRESYAELRSIAAGVDDDGLRQRLARVEQRLAALTYDETNKANTDIHLSPREIDVLARAALGETNAVIGDTLRLREATVKSYLKSAMAKLDVSTRHAAVTQARRAGLLP; this is encoded by the coding sequence GTGCAACTCGTCTCCCGTGCGGTGGGAGATCTGACTCGCCGCACCGGCTTCCCCGTTGCCTTCGGCGGCCTCTCGCGAGACGACGCGATCCATGTGTCGGCCATCTCCGGTGCCCGCACGCGCTACCTCGAGGGTCTTGTCGTCCACCCGATGAAGGGACTCGGCGGCCGCGCGTACGTCGAGAAGCGGCCGCGGCTCGCCCTGGATTACCGCACCTCGCGCAGCATCACGCACGACTACGACCGCGCCATCCTCGGCGAGGGCATCGCCACGCTGTTCGCCGTACCGGTGCTCGTGTCAGGCAAGCCGCGGGGCGTCATCTACTGCGGATCGTGGGGCGAACGCCGCGTCGGCGACGTCATCGCCCGCCCCGCCTTCCAGGTCGCGGAGGAGCTCGCAACCGAGCTTCGCGTCCGCGACGAGGTGGCCCGGCGACTCGAGACCTTCACTCCTCCGCAGCTGCCCGCGGCTGCGATGCCCGCCGCCGCGCGCGAGGAGCTCCGCGAGAGCTACGCCGAACTGCGCAGCATCGCCGCAGGAGTGGATGACGACGGACTGCGCCAACGCTTGGCGCGCGTCGAGCAGCGGCTGGCCGCCCTCACGTACGACGAGACGAACAAGGCAAACACCGACATCCACCTCTCCCCCAGGGAGATCGATGTCCTCGCCCGCGCGGCTCTCGGTGAGACCAATGCTGTCATCGGCGACACCCTGCGGCTTCGCGAAGCGACGGTGAAGTCCTATTTGAAATCGGCCATGGCGAAACTGGATGTCTCGACCCGCCATGCCGCGGTGACGCAGGCGCGTCGCGCGGGTCTTCTCCCCTGA